A genomic stretch from Chloroflexota bacterium includes:
- a CDS encoding phosphoenolpyruvate synthase has product MVTPASLPQLFVPLTSSAATLEDLGGKGLNLVKLARANFPVPGGFIIPTACYREFVQVNYLGDLIREKLAEADLSNPEVLTALSREIRAQFELGTVPQAIPYALEIAWRWLGAHPVAVRSSATAEDLPDLSFAGQQDTFLNVIGDEALLTAVVQCWGSLWTARAIGYRTRNHIPHQDVALAVIVQNMVQSKASGVLFTANPLTGCRNETVIDATLGLGEALVSGHVDPDHYVVNIIANPEGVKQSPPNKQIASPAARNDRFKITHKSLGSKATLFTANPAGGVEIRPTEADQLQAIPDNIILELAKLGQRIQVLYGFPQDIEWAYLPPSPPAHFPQGEGELHILQSRPITSLFPLPENLTAEPLRFMIGFHTIQGIMEPLTPLGQDVMKMVLTGGGRLFGLEHTIESQSAFFSAGERLWINVTPILRSPQGHKAYPTAIRSIDPGVAQISAELVKYPRFAPIHKRPSLRTMRNLAGFLVPFIGRVIRILISPEDQTRKVRRAFDEQVKQTQDSEAGTGDIWQQFSARMGLLHEAKLLFSDFVIPQGVPPVVAGMAPFFGILQRFSLAVAEQTGNPQFNTLYLEVARGLPNNVTTEMDLALWHTAQSVRADTESFKAFENQSAEELTTRYLAAELPAVAQQVVGTFLAEFGMRGLGEIDIGRPRWREQPEPIFQTLKSYLQIEDPALAPDIVFARGTQAAQTAIEKLVIGVRSLRGGWFKARLVRWAAHRYRAAAGMREAPKFFAIRMMGIIRAKLLQSGEDFAAAGLLEHADDLFFLFINELDEISTFAKDHLWASLREKITQRRAVRSREMQRRQIPRVLLSDGTAFYQGVATPEGDSDAIVGDPVSPGMVEGLVRVVLNPHGTQLEPGEILVCPGTDPAWTPLFLTAGGLVMEVGGMMTHGSVVAREYGIPAVVGVHKATTRLQTGQRVRVDGSTGVIEVL; this is encoded by the coding sequence ATGGTCACTCCCGCTTCTCTCCCCCAACTTTTCGTGCCCCTCACATCGTCCGCTGCTACACTGGAAGACCTCGGCGGCAAAGGGCTGAATCTCGTCAAACTGGCGCGCGCTAACTTCCCCGTGCCTGGCGGATTCATCATCCCTACGGCCTGCTATCGTGAATTTGTGCAAGTCAACTATTTGGGTGATCTTATTCGGGAAAAACTGGCCGAGGCAGATTTATCAAACCCCGAAGTCTTAACAGCCCTTTCACGGGAAATTCGGGCTCAGTTCGAGTTGGGGACTGTTCCCCAGGCGATTCCCTACGCCCTGGAGATCGCCTGGCGCTGGCTTGGCGCGCATCCCGTGGCCGTACGCTCCTCCGCCACCGCCGAAGACCTGCCCGATCTTTCTTTCGCCGGGCAGCAAGATACCTTCCTCAACGTCATCGGCGATGAAGCCTTGCTCACAGCCGTCGTCCAATGCTGGGGCAGCTTGTGGACGGCGCGCGCCATCGGGTACCGTACTCGTAACCACATTCCCCATCAAGACGTTGCGCTGGCCGTCATCGTGCAAAATATGGTGCAAAGCAAAGCATCAGGCGTGCTCTTCACTGCTAATCCGCTCACCGGATGCCGCAACGAAACTGTCATCGATGCCACCCTGGGACTGGGTGAAGCCCTCGTCAGCGGGCACGTTGATCCAGATCATTATGTCGTCAATATCATTGCGAACCCCGAAGGGGTAAAGCAATCTCCCCCTAACAAACAGATTGCTTCGCCTGCGGCTCGCAATGACCGCTTCAAAATCACCCATAAATCCCTGGGCAGCAAAGCCACCCTGTTTACGGCAAATCCGGCCGGGGGCGTAGAAATCCGCCCCACCGAAGCCGACCAGCTTCAGGCCATCCCCGATAACATCATCCTAGAACTGGCAAAACTCGGTCAACGGATTCAGGTCCTTTATGGATTTCCCCAAGATATTGAATGGGCCTATCTCCCACCCTCACCCCCTGCCCATTTCCCACAAGGCGAGGGCGAACTCCACATCCTGCAATCGCGCCCGATCACTTCGCTATTTCCGCTGCCCGAAAACCTGACAGCCGAACCATTGCGCTTCATGATTGGATTCCATACGATACAGGGTATTATGGAACCGCTCACGCCGCTGGGGCAGGATGTGATGAAAATGGTTCTGACAGGCGGCGGGCGGTTATTCGGTTTGGAACATACCATCGAAAGCCAGAGCGCGTTTTTCTCGGCGGGCGAGCGCCTGTGGATCAATGTCACACCGATTTTGCGTTCGCCGCAAGGCCATAAAGCCTACCCCACCGCCATCCGCTCGATTGACCCTGGTGTAGCCCAGATCAGCGCAGAACTTGTCAAATATCCGCGTTTCGCTCCCATTCATAAGCGACCCAGTTTGCGGACAATGAGAAATTTGGCCGGTTTTCTAGTGCCCTTCATTGGACGCGTGATTCGCATTTTGATTTCCCCTGAAGATCAAACCCGAAAAGTGCGCCGGGCATTCGATGAACAGGTGAAACAAACTCAAGATTCGGAGGCCGGGACGGGCGACATCTGGCAGCAATTTTCGGCGCGCATGGGTCTGCTCCACGAGGCCAAATTATTATTCTCAGATTTTGTCATTCCTCAGGGAGTTCCCCCGGTAGTGGCCGGAATGGCGCCTTTCTTTGGTATCTTACAGCGCTTCAGTCTGGCCGTCGCCGAACAAACTGGCAACCCACAGTTCAACACACTTTATTTAGAAGTTGCCCGCGGCCTGCCTAACAACGTCACCACCGAAATGGATTTGGCCCTGTGGCATACCGCCCAAAGTGTACGCGCCGATACAGAATCGTTTAAAGCGTTTGAAAATCAATCTGCCGAAGAATTAACGACGCGCTATCTGGCGGCTGAATTGCCCGCCGTCGCACAGCAAGTTGTGGGGACGTTTCTTGCCGAATTTGGTATGCGCGGCTTGGGTGAAATTGATATTGGCCGACCGCGCTGGCGCGAGCAACCGGAGCCTATATTCCAAACCCTGAAAAGTTATCTGCAAATCGAAGACCCTGCTCTGGCACCAGATATTGTCTTTGCGCGCGGCACACAAGCCGCCCAGACAGCCATCGAAAAACTTGTCATCGGGGTGCGCAGCTTGCGCGGCGGCTGGTTCAAAGCGCGGCTGGTGCGCTGGGCCGCGCACCGCTACCGCGCCGCCGCCGGGATGCGTGAAGCGCCCAAGTTCTTTGCCATCCGCATGATGGGCATCATCCGCGCAAAGCTGCTTCAATCCGGGGAAGATTTTGCCGCCGCCGGTCTGTTGGAACACGCTGATGATCTATTCTTCTTATTTATAAACGAGCTGGATGAAATCAGCACATTTGCAAAAGATCATCTGTGGGCATCCCTGCGGGAAAAAATTACCCAGCGCCGCGCCGTCCGCTCCCGCGAGATGCAGCGCAGGCAAATTCCGCGCGTGCTACTCAGTGATGGCACCGCCTTCTACCAGGGGGTAGCCACCCCCGAGGGCGATAGCGATGCGATTGTCGGTGACCCTGTCTCACCGGGCATGGTCGAAGGTCTGGTGCGCGTGGTGCTCAATCCACATGGCACGCAACTTGAGCCAGGTGAAATTCTGGTCTGCCCTGGCACCGATCCGGCCTGGACGCCGCTCTTTTTGACCGCAGGCGGGCTGGTGATGGAAGTCGGCGGGATGATGACACATGGTTCAGTAGTGGCGCGCGAGTACGGTATCCCCGCCGTGGTGGGCGTACATAAGGCCACCACGCGCCTGCAAACCGGTCAGCGCGTGCGCGTGGATGGCTCAACAGGTGTTATTGAGGTTCTATAA
- the dinB gene encoding DNA polymerase IV, with amino-acid sequence MKTRKIVHLDLDAFFCAVEEQLDPQLRGLPFAVGGRPDERGVVSSCSYAARAFGVHSAMPMAQALRQCPHLKVVSPHYSEYRKASHQVMERLHKLTPLVEQLSIDEAFLDVSDLTTDAATLGRELQAKIQRELGLPCSLGIASNKLVAKIANDVGKGAAQGGVPPNALTIVPAGSEAEFLASLPVKMLWGVGPKTAQKLTPLGVQTIGDLASIPAEQLAKHFGKIGWDLAKRARGIDTRPIVTEHEAKSISQETTYTKDTRDESVLRKTLQQQSEHIARALKKQELTARTVKIKLRWPDFSTLTRQTTLSQPTRDAADIQRAAEQLFDESWSQGKDIRLLGVGVSNLEALPRQLGLWDPNIKKDLQLRETLSNLQERFGEKAIRRGIQTSDTDQYNES; translated from the coding sequence ATGAAGACTCGCAAAATAGTCCACCTCGATCTCGATGCCTTCTTCTGCGCTGTGGAAGAGCAACTCGATCCACAGTTACGCGGGCTGCCATTTGCCGTCGGCGGGCGGCCTGATGAACGCGGGGTAGTCTCTTCGTGCTCGTATGCGGCGCGAGCCTTTGGAGTGCATTCAGCCATGCCGATGGCGCAGGCGCTGCGCCAATGCCCACACCTGAAAGTTGTTTCGCCGCACTATAGCGAGTATCGCAAAGCTTCGCACCAGGTGATGGAACGGCTGCACAAACTCACCCCACTGGTGGAACAACTCTCAATAGATGAAGCTTTTCTCGATGTCAGCGATCTGACCACGGATGCCGCTACGCTGGGGCGCGAACTCCAGGCAAAAATTCAGAGAGAATTGGGATTGCCCTGCTCATTGGGGATCGCATCCAACAAGCTTGTCGCCAAAATTGCCAACGATGTCGGCAAGGGCGCGGCTCAGGGTGGGGTGCCACCCAATGCGCTGACAATTGTCCCCGCAGGGAGTGAGGCTGAATTCTTGGCATCATTGCCTGTGAAGATGCTGTGGGGCGTAGGCCCGAAAACTGCGCAAAAACTAACCCCTTTGGGTGTGCAAACCATCGGCGATTTAGCGAGTATCCCCGCGGAACAACTGGCAAAGCATTTTGGTAAAATTGGTTGGGACCTCGCTAAACGCGCTCGCGGCATCGACACGCGACCAATCGTTACTGAGCATGAGGCCAAATCCATCAGCCAGGAAACCACCTATACTAAAGATACCCGCGACGAAAGCGTGCTGCGAAAAACCTTACAACAACAATCCGAGCATATTGCCCGCGCATTAAAAAAGCAGGAACTCACCGCCCGCACGGTAAAAATTAAACTGCGCTGGCCGGATTTCAGCACCCTCACGCGCCAAACCACGTTATCACAACCGACCCGCGACGCGGCAGATATCCAACGGGCGGCGGAGCAACTTTTTGATGAGTCCTGGAGCCAGGGCAAAGACATTCGCCTTTTGGGGGTTGGCGTGAGCAATCTCGAAGCGTTGCCGCGTCAATTGGGTCTGTGGGATCCGAATATAAAAAAGGATTTACAACTCCGCGAGACGTTGAGCAATCTTCAGGAACGCTTTGGCGAGAAAGCTATCCGCCGCGGCATACAGACATCCGACACAGATCAGTATAACGAATCATGA